A window of the Polaribacter batillariae genome harbors these coding sequences:
- a CDS encoding TonB-dependent receptor, with protein sequence MKNQLIIFFSVVFCINTFSQQLKGKVLDAFNEPIENAYVYNVNSNSHTHTDLNGRFTLDNTFVGNRIQIGILGFQKQEIILTKENFTNFSIQLQTKVFQLEEMVLRKEINALQTIAKVDLSVNPVNSSQEILRKVPGLIIGQHAGGGKAEQIFLRGFDVDHGTDVALSVDGMPINMVSHAHGQGYSDLHFIIPETIKNINFGKGPYYANKGDFNTAGYVDFSTKNAIAKNIISLEAGQFNSQRTLGMFNLLESKKDKNAYVAIEYIATDGPFESPQNFNRLNIFGKYSAFLKGKDRVTLTASHFTSSWDASGQIPEREVANGNITRFGAIDDTEGGNTSRTNFNVQFNKTLSNEAILKSNVFYSKYTFELYSNFTFFLEDPVNGDQIKQFENRDVFGANAQIISNKNFGDFEAKFTKGAGLRYDLINDVELSRTKNRKEVLERIQLGDVRQTNMYAFFNSEFEIGKFKISPAVRLDYFKFLYNDALNPTYETLTKTKTIINPKLNFLYTQNDNLQWFLKSGIGFHSNDTRVVLQQNADKVLPRAYGLDFGNIWKPTKKLVLNTAAWYLFSEEEFVYVGDAGIVEPSGKSERFGLDLGLRYQFTDWLYLDTDATFTKARSLENVSGEDYIPLAPDFTMAGGLSFNNLGNFSGGLRYRYIDDRPANEDNSIVADGYFVTDFNINYKIIKDLTLGLAIENIFDVDWNETQFATESRLQNETTSVEEIHFTPGTPFFAKASIVYRF encoded by the coding sequence ATGAAGAATCAATTAATCATATTTTTTTCGGTTGTTTTTTGCATCAATACTTTTAGTCAACAATTAAAAGGCAAAGTTTTAGATGCATTTAACGAACCTATCGAAAACGCTTACGTATATAATGTAAATTCCAATTCGCATACACATACAGATTTAAATGGGCGTTTTACTTTAGACAATACATTTGTTGGAAATAGAATTCAAATAGGAATTTTAGGATTTCAAAAACAAGAAATAATACTAACAAAAGAGAATTTTACAAACTTTAGCATTCAGTTACAAACCAAAGTTTTTCAACTAGAAGAAATGGTTTTAAGAAAAGAAATAAATGCTTTGCAAACCATTGCAAAGGTAGATTTGAGTGTGAATCCTGTAAATTCGTCGCAAGAAATTCTTAGAAAAGTACCCGGTTTAATTATTGGACAACATGCTGGTGGTGGAAAAGCAGAACAAATATTTTTACGTGGTTTCGATGTAGATCATGGAACAGATGTAGCACTTTCTGTGGACGGAATGCCCATAAATATGGTGTCTCATGCACACGGGCAAGGGTATAGCGATTTACACTTTATAATTCCAGAAACCATTAAAAACATCAATTTTGGTAAAGGTCCCTATTATGCAAATAAAGGTGATTTTAACACAGCAGGCTATGTAGATTTCTCTACTAAAAACGCCATTGCTAAAAATATAATCTCTTTAGAAGCTGGGCAGTTTAATTCGCAAAGAACCTTAGGAATGTTTAACCTTTTAGAGTCTAAAAAAGATAAAAATGCCTATGTTGCCATAGAATATATTGCAACAGATGGACCTTTCGAATCGCCTCAAAACTTTAATAGATTAAATATTTTTGGAAAATATAGTGCTTTTTTAAAAGGAAAAGATAGAGTAACATTAACGGCTTCTCATTTTACAAGTAGCTGGGATGCTTCCGGACAAATTCCAGAAAGAGAAGTTGCAAACGGAAATATTACAAGGTTTGGTGCGATTGACGACACCGAAGGTGGAAATACTTCTAGAACAAATTTTAATGTTCAGTTTAACAAAACATTATCGAACGAAGCGATTTTAAAAAGCAACGTTTTTTATTCGAAATATACTTTCGAATTGTATTCTAATTTTACTTTCTTTTTAGAAGATCCAGTAAATGGCGATCAAATAAAGCAGTTCGAAAATAGAGATGTATTTGGTGCCAATGCTCAAATAATTTCCAATAAAAATTTTGGAGATTTTGAAGCAAAATTTACAAAAGGAGCAGGTTTGCGTTACGATTTAATAAACGATGTAGAGCTTTCAAGAACAAAAAACAGAAAAGAAGTTTTAGAAAGAATTCAATTAGGAGATGTAAGACAAACAAATATGTACGCATTTTTTAATTCGGAATTTGAAATTGGAAAATTTAAAATCTCTCCAGCTGTTCGTTTAGATTATTTTAAATTTCTTTATAATGATGCTTTAAACCCAACATACGAAACATTAACAAAAACGAAGACAATTATCAATCCGAAATTGAACTTTTTATACACTCAGAACGATAATTTACAATGGTTTTTAAAATCGGGAATTGGTTTTCATTCTAACGACACAAGAGTTGTTTTACAGCAAAATGCAGATAAAGTTTTGCCGCGAGCATATGGTTTAGATTTTGGAAATATTTGGAAACCCACAAAAAAATTAGTACTAAACACTGCTGCTTGGTATTTATTTTCAGAAGAAGAATTTGTGTATGTTGGAGATGCTGGAATTGTAGAACCGTCTGGAAAATCGGAACGTTTTGGATTGGATTTAGGTCTTCGTTACCAATTTACAGACTGGTTGTATTTAGATACAGATGCCACTTTTACAAAAGCAAGAAGTTTAGAGAATGTTAGTGGAGAAGATTACATTCCTTTAGCACCCGATTTTACAATGGCAGGCGGCTTGTCTTTTAATAATTTAGGAAATTTTTCAGGAGGTTTACGTTATAGATACATAGACGATAGGCCCGCAAACGAAGATAATTCTATAGTTGCAGATGGCTATTTTGTTACAGATTTTAACATTAATTACAAGATAATAAAAGACCTTACCTTAGGTTTGGCTATTGAAAATATTTTCGATGTAGATTGGAATGAAACGCAGTTTGCAACCGAATCTCGATTACAAAACGAAACGACGTCTGTAGAAGAGATTCATTTTACACCAGGAACACCCTTTTTTGCAAAAGCATCTATTGTGTACCGATTTTAA
- a CDS encoding cell surface protein: protein MKYIQLILLFVTFSLAISCNKKTNQKITNPIDYNAYLNVEKNVSLENSTLEYNFWKNKLEETPNQYPYNAKLATANSTIFQLTGNIKALKEAEQNLLLANEKTNYNNAGYLRSLARNYISQHRFKEALELLKKAATNGEKLQATQYMLIDVNLELGNLETVEKYLTKVRNFKDFDYLIRLSKYNDHIGNLNKAIEYLEASLEIAKSSNNKELLQWNFTNLADYYGHASRITDSYNAYLKALELNSNNSYAKKGIAWIVYSYERNPEEALRILESVTKEHAAPDYHLLKAEIAEFMGKNKTKKEEIALYLSKVKDTNYGAMYHKYDILLYAEDAKNKVKALTIAQQEIKERPTAQSYDLLAWSLYKNGEKEKALEISENYVIHKTFEPEAMLHTAYILKANGKVEEASKIKQELLGAVYELGPLIEKELKSI, encoded by the coding sequence ATGAAATATATCCAACTAATTTTATTATTTGTAACTTTTTCATTAGCAATTAGTTGCAATAAAAAAACAAACCAAAAGATTACAAATCCAATAGATTATAATGCTTACTTAAATGTAGAAAAGAATGTGTCTTTAGAAAACAGTACTTTAGAATATAATTTTTGGAAAAACAAACTAGAAGAAACACCCAACCAATACCCTTACAATGCAAAATTGGCTACTGCTAATTCTACAATTTTTCAATTAACAGGAAATATTAAGGCTTTAAAAGAAGCAGAACAAAACTTACTTCTTGCAAACGAAAAAACGAATTATAATAATGCAGGTTATTTAAGAAGTTTGGCAAGAAATTATATTTCTCAACATCGATTTAAAGAGGCTTTAGAATTGCTTAAAAAAGCAGCAACAAATGGAGAGAAATTACAAGCAACACAATATATGCTAATTGATGTAAACCTAGAATTAGGGAATTTAGAAACAGTAGAAAAATATTTAACAAAAGTTAGAAATTTTAAAGATTTCGATTACCTAATTAGGCTATCTAAATACAACGATCATATTGGAAATTTAAACAAAGCAATCGAATATTTAGAAGCATCTCTAGAGATTGCCAAATCTTCTAATAATAAAGAATTACTTCAATGGAACTTTACAAATTTAGCAGATTATTATGGGCATGCAAGTAGAATTACAGATTCTTACAATGCGTATTTAAAAGCCTTAGAATTAAATTCGAACAATAGTTATGCAAAAAAAGGAATTGCTTGGATTGTGTATTCTTACGAAAGAAATCCAGAGGAAGCTTTGCGAATTTTAGAATCTGTAACCAAAGAACATGCAGCACCAGATTATCATCTATTAAAAGCAGAAATTGCCGAATTTATGGGTAAAAATAAAACGAAAAAAGAAGAAATAGCCTTGTATTTGTCTAAAGTAAAAGATACAAATTATGGTGCAATGTATCATAAATACGATATTTTGTTATATGCAGAAGATGCCAAAAACAAAGTAAAAGCATTAACAATTGCACAACAAGAAATTAAAGAAAGACCTACAGCACAATCTTACGATTTATTGGCATGGTCTTTATACAAAAATGGCGAAAAAGAAAAAGCTTTAGAAATATCAGAAAATTATGTAATCCATAAAACTTTCGAGCCAGAAGCAATGTTACATACAGCTTATATTTTAAAAGCAAATGGTAAAGTAGAAGAGGCTTCAAAAATAAAACAAGAATTACTTGGAGCTGTTTACGAATTAGGCCCATTAATTGAAAAAGAACTTAAAAGTATATAA
- a CDS encoding DUF4331 family protein: protein MKFNFIKYTAAIVVTSLILVGCSKDDNDTQILVPDFSGTYMQKDQMGRPAVNTVFVSADKKDEFNVTVPSQQSAKFQSMFETNLKALSPAFANTGDKNALGQDAAAFTGLLATDVLNVSLDGKTTFYDGTNVLTGRALADDVITVELLLIFGGEDFTENPTLSDDNVSANDKDFLTSFPYLAAPW from the coding sequence ATGAAATTTAATTTTATAAAATACACAGCAGCAATAGTTGTAACCTCTTTAATTTTAGTGGGTTGTAGCAAAGACGATAATGATACACAAATTTTAGTGCCAGATTTTTCTGGAACTTATATGCAGAAAGATCAAATGGGAAGACCAGCAGTAAATACAGTATTTGTTTCTGCCGATAAAAAAGATGAGTTTAATGTAACAGTACCCTCTCAACAAAGTGCAAAATTCCAATCGATGTTCGAAACAAATTTAAAAGCACTAAGTCCTGCTTTTGCAAATACTGGAGATAAAAATGCTTTAGGACAAGATGCAGCAGCTTTTACAGGATTATTAGCAACCGACGTTTTAAATGTTTCTTTAGATGGTAAAACAACTTTTTACGACGGTACAAATGTGTTAACAGGAAGAGCTTTGGCAGACGATGTAATTACAGTAGAACTGTTATTAATCTTTGGAGGCGAAGATTTTACAGAAAACCCTACTTTATCTGACGATAATGTTAGTGCAAACGATAAAGACTTCTTAACAAGTTTCCCTTATTTAGCTGCTCCTTGGTAG
- a CDS encoding DUF4331 family protein, with translation MKKSKILLGTVVIAIIGLITVVAADHIDAPAAKGTTADITDFYAFQGEDTSNLVFVANIQGLLAPTATAAASFDENVLVEFNIDTNNDNVEDLVIQAIPRDGKMYFFGPVAPNSPGLTSSINFASLQSDVEITKYGAEAIVKNANGMKMFAGPRDDPFFMDFARYGEIVGGNAAAFNNPGTDTFKGTNVLSIVVEVPKSRIGGSGTINTWVETKVKQ, from the coding sequence ATGAAAAAAAGTAAAATTTTATTAGGAACCGTTGTTATTGCAATAATTGGTTTAATTACAGTGGTTGCAGCCGATCATATCGATGCGCCAGCAGCTAAAGGAACAACAGCAGACATTACAGATTTCTATGCTTTTCAAGGAGAAGACACTAGTAATTTGGTATTTGTAGCAAACATACAAGGTTTATTAGCGCCCACTGCAACTGCAGCAGCATCTTTTGATGAAAATGTTTTGGTAGAATTTAATATTGATACGAATAACGACAACGTAGAAGATTTAGTAATTCAAGCAATTCCTAGAGATGGTAAAATGTATTTCTTTGGGCCAGTTGCGCCAAATTCTCCAGGATTAACAAGTAGTATAAATTTTGCTTCTTTACAATCTGATGTCGAAATTACTAAATACGGTGCAGAGGCTATCGTTAAAAATGCAAATGGAATGAAAATGTTTGCAGGTCCTAGAGACGACCCTTTCTTTATGGACTTTGCTAGATATGGCGAAATTGTTGGCGGAAATGCAGCTGCTTTTAACAATCCTGGTACAGATACTTTTAAGGGTACAAACGTATTATCTATTGTTGTAGAGGTTCCAAAATCTAGAATCGGTGGAAGTGGCACAATTAATACTTGGGTAGAAACGAAAGTGAAACAATAA
- a CDS encoding ion transporter — translation MNKSEKNTSWKEKLHEIIYEADTKEGKLFDVILLIAIIASILFVILESVKSFDAKYHNFLNISEWVITILFSIEYILRIISIKKPFKYIFSFYGIIDFLSTIPKYLSFILIGTHSLVALRALRLLRVFRILKLGRYIGASNNLMLALKASRAKIAVFLFFVVIVCVILGTVMYMVEGEENGYTNIPVSIYWAIVTLTTVGFGDIAPQTALGQFISSIIMILGYSIIAIPTGIVSSEITSANAKPDLNTQSCPNCLKDKHKAKATFCYNCGSILNP, via the coding sequence TTGAATAAATCAGAGAAAAATACATCTTGGAAAGAGAAACTTCACGAAATTATTTATGAAGCAGATACCAAAGAAGGCAAACTGTTTGATGTAATTTTGCTTATTGCCATTATTGCAAGTATTTTGTTTGTTATCTTAGAAAGTGTAAAAAGTTTCGATGCCAAATACCATAATTTTTTAAATATAAGCGAATGGGTAATTACAATTCTTTTCTCCATCGAATATATTCTAAGAATTATATCTATAAAAAAACCTTTTAAATACATTTTTAGCTTTTATGGCATTATAGATTTTTTATCTACCATACCAAAATACCTGTCTTTTATACTTATAGGAACGCACAGTTTAGTGGCTTTAAGAGCTTTAAGATTGCTTCGTGTTTTTAGAATTTTAAAATTAGGAAGATATATTGGTGCTTCAAACAACTTAATGCTCGCTTTAAAAGCAAGTAGAGCCAAAATTGCTGTGTTTTTATTCTTTGTTGTAATTGTATGCGTTATTTTAGGAACAGTAATGTATATGGTAGAAGGCGAAGAAAATGGCTATACCAACATTCCTGTTAGCATTTATTGGGCAATTGTTACCTTAACAACGGTTGGTTTTGGAGATATTGCACCACAAACTGCTTTAGGGCAATTTATTTCGAGTATTATTATGATTTTAGGATACTCGATTATTGCAATTCCTACAGGAATCGTAAGTTCTGAAATTACAAGTGCCAACGCAAAACCCGACTTAAATACACAATCTTGCCCAAATTGTTTAAAAGATAAACACAAAGCAAAGGCTACATTTTGTTATAATTGTGGAAGCATTCTAAATCCATGA
- the miaA gene encoding tRNA (adenosine(37)-N6)-dimethylallyltransferase MiaA: MIQKPTNTLITIVGPTAIGKTALSIKLAKAFNADIISCDSRQFYKEMTIGTAVPDANELAAAKHHFIQNRSIFEDYNVGEFERDALSKLEELFQQNPVQIMVGGSGLYVDAVLKGLDYFPEVDPKIRENLTKELEEKGIEPLQQKLKELDIKTYNSIAIENPHRLMRALEVCIGSGLPYSTFKNKPKKTRNFNTIKIGLKADREIIYNRINQRVDIMLANGLLEEAKKLYPHKKLNALQTVGYRELFSYFDGTFTKDFAISEIKKNTRRFAKRQFTWFKKDKNTIWFDYKIDANKIIEEIKKKIKNNER, from the coding sequence ATGATTCAAAAACCTACAAACACTTTAATAACCATTGTTGGCCCAACAGCAATAGGAAAAACAGCACTAAGTATAAAGTTAGCAAAAGCTTTTAATGCCGATATTATTTCGTGCGATTCTAGGCAATTTTATAAAGAAATGACCATTGGAACTGCAGTACCAGATGCAAATGAATTGGCTGCAGCAAAACACCATTTTATACAAAACAGAAGTATTTTCGAAGATTATAATGTGGGTGAATTTGAAAGAGATGCGTTATCTAAATTAGAAGAATTATTTCAACAAAACCCAGTACAAATAATGGTGGGTGGCAGTGGTTTGTATGTAGATGCTGTTTTAAAAGGTTTGGATTATTTCCCTGAAGTAGATCCTAAAATAAGAGAAAACCTAACAAAAGAATTAGAAGAAAAAGGAATTGAGCCATTGCAACAAAAACTAAAAGAACTAGATATAAAAACCTACAATTCAATTGCTATTGAAAATCCACACCGTTTAATGCGAGCTTTAGAGGTTTGCATTGGTTCGGGATTGCCCTACTCTACTTTTAAAAACAAACCCAAAAAAACAAGAAATTTTAATACAATAAAAATTGGTTTAAAAGCAGATAGAGAAATTATATATAACAGAATAAACCAACGTGTAGATATAATGCTAGCAAATGGTTTGTTAGAAGAAGCCAAAAAACTATACCCTCATAAAAAACTGAATGCCTTGCAAACAGTTGGTTACAGAGAATTATTTTCTTATTTTGATGGTACTTTTACAAAAGATTTTGCCATTTCAGAAATCAAAAAAAACACCAGACGCTTTGCCAAAAGACAATTCACTTGGTTTAAAAAAGACAAAAACACCATTTGGTTCGATTATAAAATTGATGCGAATAAAATTATTGAAGAAATAAAGAAAAAGATAAAAAATAATGAAAGATAA
- a CDS encoding DUF2254 domain-containing protein, with product MKDKLLSLLYKIYDLKDKIAFFPSIIAIAGAIFAYIMMYLENKGISKYILEFLPELVINNTETARAILTTFIGGLISIMVFSFSMVMILLNQASSNFSPRLLPGLISNRRHQIILGIYLFTIIYCIFILVFIEPTGKKYQLPGFSVLLSIVFMVNSLAAFIYFIHSISQEIQINNILSNIFSSSKNRLKKIIEKEKQINASKPNSENWTTYNAKSSGYFNTISTETLLHIAKENNIKIEIVSNKGSYCNEDAVLFKIDKKVDDRIIKKIYSNFNFSKSELIDDNYLLAFKQITEVAVKSMSPGINDPGTAINAIDYLSQLFILRVQKQDVDLVQEKDAILIILNSVNFKDLIYNVMAPLRTYCAHDVIIVRKLLALLENLKKKAILNSYKQSIDNEIALLLTDAKREIANESDFKKLKEYTSN from the coding sequence ATGAAAGATAAATTGCTAAGCTTACTTTATAAAATTTACGATTTAAAAGATAAAATCGCTTTTTTTCCTTCGATAATTGCCATTGCAGGAGCTATTTTCGCTTATATAATGATGTATTTAGAAAATAAAGGAATCTCTAAATACATTCTCGAATTTCTACCAGAATTGGTAATTAACAACACCGAAACCGCAAGAGCTATTTTAACCACTTTTATTGGAGGATTAATCTCTATAATGGTTTTTAGTTTTTCTATGGTAATGATTTTACTAAACCAAGCTTCTAGCAATTTTTCGCCACGTTTATTACCCGGTTTAATTTCCAACAGAAGGCATCAAATTATATTGGGCATTTATTTATTTACCATTATCTATTGTATTTTTATATTGGTTTTTATAGAACCTACAGGAAAAAAATACCAATTACCGGGTTTTTCTGTTTTGCTTTCTATTGTCTTTATGGTAAATTCTTTAGCAGCATTTATCTATTTTATTCATTCCATCTCACAAGAAATTCAAATTAACAACATACTTTCAAATATTTTTTCTTCTTCTAAAAATAGACTGAAAAAAATTATTGAAAAGGAAAAACAAATAAATGCTTCTAAACCAAATTCAGAAAATTGGACAACCTACAACGCAAAATCTTCTGGCTATTTTAATACCATTTCTACAGAAACATTGCTTCATATTGCTAAAGAAAACAATATTAAAATAGAAATCGTTTCGAATAAAGGTTCTTATTGTAATGAAGATGCAGTACTTTTTAAAATAGACAAAAAAGTAGATGACCGAATTATTAAAAAAATTTACTCGAATTTTAATTTTTCTAAAAGCGAATTAATTGACGATAACTACTTACTCGCTTTTAAACAAATTACCGAAGTTGCTGTAAAATCGATGTCTCCTGGAATAAACGATCCTGGAACTGCCATAAATGCAATCGATTACCTGTCTCAACTATTTATTTTGCGCGTACAAAAACAAGATGTAGATTTGGTACAAGAAAAAGACGCTATTTTAATCATATTAAATTCAGTAAATTTTAAAGATTTAATTTACAATGTAATGGCACCATTAAGAACCTATTGTGCTCACGACGTTATTATTGTTAGAAAATTATTAGCATTGCTAGAAAATTTAAAAAAGAAAGCCATTTTAAATTCTTATAAACAATCTATTGATAATGAAATAGCACTCTTATTAACAGACGCAAAAAGAGAAATTGCCAACGAAAGCGATTTTAAAAAACTAAAAGAATATACTTCTAATTAA
- a CDS encoding OmpH family outer membrane protein, with protein MKFKIILFLIAFSSIVTVAQTKVGTINSDYIINIMPEAKTVVEMTQAYGAKLDSSFNVKLQDYKAKIEDYKAKEKEMGELLKKTTQKELMALDKDIQKYQKNGTALMQLKREELMRPLYKKLSDAITEVAKANGYTQILTTSGNEFAYIDEQFDITKLVITKLGIAIPKQTQE; from the coding sequence ATGAAATTTAAAATTATACTTTTTTTAATTGCTTTTTCAAGCATCGTTACAGTTGCACAAACTAAAGTAGGCACTATTAATAGCGATTATATAATTAATATTATGCCAGAAGCCAAAACAGTGGTAGAAATGACACAAGCTTATGGTGCAAAATTAGATTCTTCTTTTAACGTAAAACTACAAGATTATAAAGCAAAAATAGAAGATTATAAAGCAAAAGAAAAAGAAATGGGCGAGTTGTTAAAGAAAACGACTCAAAAAGAATTGATGGCTTTAGATAAAGATATTCAAAAATATCAAAAAAACGGAACTGCGTTAATGCAATTAAAGAGAGAAGAATTAATGCGTCCGCTTTATAAAAAATTAAGTGATGCAATTACAGAAGTTGCGAAAGCTAATGGATACACCCAAATTTTAACAACCTCTGGTAATGAGTTTGCTTATATTGATGAGCAATTCGATATCACAAAATTAGTGATTACAAAACTTGGAATAGCAATTCCTAAACAAACACAAGAGTAA